From a single Collimonas pratensis genomic region:
- a CDS encoding ABC transporter ATP-binding protein, whose product MIEIENISKSFDGRPALSDVSLSIKAGELAVLIGSSGSGKSTLLKLFNRLLEPDSGNIRLLGNDITGYSPEQLRRRIGYAIQSVGLFPHWTVKQNIAAVPTLLKWPKARIQQRVDELLTLLHLAPETFRRRYPHQLSGGQQQRVGVARALAADPEVLLMDEPFGALDPVTRSSLQQELASIHASSGKTIVLVTHDIDEALALGERIILMDHGRIVQQGLPRDFLLAPASELVRDFVGQSDVGVRLLGLDKIATRVRAEPLVPGEPVRSDATLREALSAFITRKVYSLPVVDQHGQPAGVLHFADLLTERT is encoded by the coding sequence ATGATTGAAATCGAGAATATCAGCAAGTCGTTCGATGGCCGTCCGGCGCTCAGCGATGTCTCGCTGAGCATCAAGGCCGGCGAGCTGGCGGTGCTGATCGGCAGCTCCGGTTCCGGCAAATCGACCCTGCTGAAGCTGTTCAATCGCCTGCTGGAGCCGGACAGCGGCAATATCCGGCTGCTCGGCAACGATATTACCGGCTACTCGCCGGAACAGCTGCGGCGCCGTATCGGTTACGCGATCCAGTCGGTCGGCCTGTTCCCGCACTGGACCGTGAAACAGAACATCGCGGCGGTGCCGACCCTGCTGAAATGGCCCAAGGCACGCATCCAGCAGCGCGTCGACGAACTGTTGACGCTGCTGCACCTGGCGCCCGAGACTTTCCGGCGCCGCTATCCGCACCAGTTGTCTGGCGGCCAGCAGCAACGAGTCGGCGTGGCGCGCGCGCTGGCGGCCGATCCCGAGGTGCTGCTGATGGATGAGCCGTTCGGCGCGCTCGACCCGGTCACCCGCAGCAGCTTGCAGCAGGAGCTTGCCAGCATCCACGCCAGCTCCGGAAAGACCATCGTCCTGGTCACCCACGATATCGATGAAGCGCTGGCGCTGGGCGAACGGATCATCCTGATGGACCACGGCCGCATCGTGCAGCAAGGCTTGCCGCGCGATTTCCTGCTGGCGCCCGCCAGCGAGCTGGTGCGCGATTTCGTCGGCCAGAGCGATGTCGGCGTACGCCTGCTCGGGCTGGACAAGATCGCCACCCGGGTACGCGCGGAGCCGCTCGTTCCCGGCGAGCCGGTCCGCAGCGACGCTACCCTGCGGGAAGCACTTTCCGCCTTCATTACGCGCAAGGTGTACAGCTTGCCGGTCGTGGATCAGCACGGACAGCCGGCCGGAGTGCTGCATTTTGCCGATTTGCTGACGGAGCGGACGTGA
- a CDS encoding ABC transporter permease, whose protein sequence is MKPPSQVRGFWLRYRGLAVSSLLLAVLIFGMPRAGSLFSAVFPELERPIYLQDSFLALVLAHLRIVAISGGIAVLGGVGAGLLVTRPAGKAFRSLLETVLAISQSFPPVAVLAVAVPLVGFGETPALIALVMYGILPVAQGALTGLSSVPQPVLEVARGIGMSRRQILWRVELPLAAPVILAGVRTSIVINIGTAAVASTVGAKTLGLPIIVGLSGFNTAYVIQGALLVGLLAIVADQMFELLARRWTPHSAAALQEQASP, encoded by the coding sequence GTGAAGCCGCCAAGTCAAGTACGCGGCTTTTGGCTTCGCTATCGCGGGCTGGCCGTCAGCAGCCTGTTGCTGGCCGTTCTGATCTTTGGCATGCCGCGGGCAGGATCGCTGTTCAGCGCCGTTTTTCCAGAGCTGGAACGCCCCATCTACCTGCAGGACTCGTTCCTGGCACTGGTGCTGGCGCACCTGCGCATAGTCGCCATCTCTGGCGGCATCGCCGTGCTGGGCGGCGTCGGCGCCGGCTTGCTGGTGACGCGGCCGGCCGGCAAGGCCTTCCGTTCGCTGCTGGAAACGGTGCTGGCCATCAGCCAGTCGTTTCCGCCGGTGGCGGTGCTGGCGGTGGCCGTGCCGCTGGTCGGTTTCGGCGAAACGCCAGCCCTGATCGCGCTGGTGATGTACGGCATCCTGCCGGTGGCGCAAGGCGCGCTCACCGGCCTGTCTTCCGTCCCGCAGCCGGTGCTGGAAGTGGCGCGCGGGATCGGCATGAGCCGCCGCCAGATCCTGTGGCGGGTCGAACTGCCGCTGGCGGCGCCGGTGATACTGGCCGGCGTGCGCACCTCGATCGTGATCAATATCGGCACCGCCGCGGTAGCCTCCACGGTCGGCGCCAAAACCCTGGGCTTGCCGATCATCGTCGGCCTCAGCGGCTTCAATACCGCCTATGTGATCCAGGGCGCGCTGCTGGTCGGCCTGCTGGCGATCGTCGCCGACCAGATGTTCGAGTTGCTGGCGCGGCGCTGGACGCCGCATTCCGCCGCGGCTTTACAAGAGCAGGCATCGCCATGA
- a CDS encoding ABC transporter substrate-binding protein: protein MNLSFRRLTALLVFTLSTSCALAAEPIRVGSKIDTEGALLGNVIQLVLEANGIKTVNRLQLGTTKVVRGALLAGGIDIYPEYTGNGAFFFADGSNPAWKNAGAGYQLVKKLDADKNHVVWLTPSPANNTWLIAIRQEIAQANKLKTMADLGHWISQGGKIKLAASAEFIERPDALPAFEGAYGFKLKQDQLLTLAGGDTAATIKAAAEQTSGVNAAMVYGTDGAVAALGLVTLDDVKSVQPVYAPAPVIRSDALAREPRIAALLQPVFNSLDSVTLQKLNAGIAIEGRDAHKVAADYLRSKGFIK, encoded by the coding sequence ATGAATCTTTCTTTCCGCCGGCTGACCGCCCTGCTCGTCTTTACCCTGTCCACTTCCTGCGCGCTGGCGGCCGAGCCGATCCGTGTCGGCTCCAAGATCGATACCGAAGGCGCCTTGCTCGGCAATGTGATCCAGCTGGTGCTGGAAGCCAACGGCATCAAGACCGTCAACCGCCTGCAGCTCGGCACTACCAAGGTGGTGCGCGGCGCGCTGCTGGCCGGCGGCATCGACATCTATCCGGAATACACCGGCAACGGCGCCTTCTTCTTTGCCGACGGCAGCAACCCGGCCTGGAAGAATGCCGGCGCCGGCTATCAGCTGGTGAAAAAGCTGGATGCCGACAAGAACCACGTGGTGTGGCTGACGCCGTCGCCGGCCAACAACACATGGCTGATCGCGATCCGCCAGGAAATCGCCCAAGCCAACAAGCTCAAGACCATGGCCGACCTCGGCCACTGGATCAGCCAGGGCGGCAAGATCAAGCTGGCTGCCTCGGCTGAATTCATCGAACGACCGGACGCCTTGCCGGCCTTTGAAGGCGCCTACGGCTTCAAGCTGAAACAGGACCAGCTGCTGACCTTGGCCGGCGGTGACACCGCCGCCACCATCAAGGCCGCGGCGGAGCAGACTTCCGGCGTCAACGCCGCCATGGTGTACGGCACCGACGGCGCGGTGGCCGCCCTGGGCCTGGTGACGCTGGATGACGTCAAGTCGGTGCAGCCGGTCTATGCGCCGGCGCCGGTGATCCGCAGCGACGCCCTGGCCAGGGAACCCAGGATTGCCGCTTTGCTGCAACCGGTGTTCAACTCGCTGGATAGCGTGACCCTGCAAAAACTCAACGCTGGTATCGCCATCGAAGGCCGCGATGCGCACAAGGTCGCCGCCGACTATCTGCGCAGCAAGGGCTTTATTAAATGA
- a CDS encoding ABC transporter permease — MTAERLVNLPQRSGTLAQLAAIKLQNPVHLLLVAVAVLAAASLPLLTFAPNRLLSGHGIFLHELFGHAGPYWLLAVPALPLLTAPWLRAGLASRLLLIVAAALLSCGLLALAGQEAAVRSGAEGSLARVSFGGAFWLLALVTWLQLAEALRGLLLSVPAQVAVVVLAALPTLGLLLSGQPDSLSLLKEYHNHLDSFDQALLRHLQLVLFSVLPAVIIGTSCGALAFRSQRLGKLLFPLLNVIQTIPSIAMFGLLIGPLTLLGLLLPRSGISGIGMAPALLALILYSLLPMTRSAVAGLEQVPAAVREAARGIGMSAAQIFFRVELPLALPVFLNGVRVTTVQAVGLVEVAALIGAGGFGTLMFQGMASSALDLVLLGVIPVVVLAICVDAAFKVAIALLTRKVQENQ; from the coding sequence ATGACGGCAGAGCGCCTGGTGAACTTGCCGCAGCGGTCCGGCACACTGGCGCAGTTGGCTGCTATTAAACTGCAAAATCCGGTACACCTGCTGCTGGTGGCGGTGGCCGTACTGGCAGCGGCCAGCTTGCCGCTGCTCACGTTTGCCCCGAACCGGTTGCTCAGCGGCCACGGCATCTTCCTGCACGAACTGTTCGGCCATGCCGGCCCTTACTGGCTGCTGGCGGTTCCAGCCTTGCCGCTGCTGACCGCACCGTGGCTGCGCGCGGGCCTTGCCAGCCGGCTGTTGCTGATCGTGGCAGCCGCGCTGTTGAGTTGCGGTTTGCTGGCGCTGGCCGGACAGGAAGCCGCTGTGCGCAGCGGCGCCGAAGGCTCGCTGGCCCGGGTCTCGTTCGGCGGCGCCTTCTGGCTGCTGGCGCTGGTCACCTGGCTGCAGCTGGCCGAGGCCCTGCGCGGATTGCTGCTGTCGGTGCCGGCCCAGGTTGCGGTAGTGGTGCTGGCCGCGTTGCCGACGCTCGGACTGCTGCTGAGCGGTCAGCCGGACAGCCTGTCGCTGCTGAAGGAATATCACAACCATCTAGACAGCTTCGACCAGGCGCTGCTGCGGCACTTGCAACTGGTGCTGTTTTCGGTATTGCCTGCAGTGATCATCGGCACCAGTTGCGGCGCCCTGGCATTCCGCAGCCAGCGCTTGGGCAAACTGTTGTTTCCGCTGCTGAACGTGATACAGACGATTCCCTCGATCGCCATGTTCGGCTTGCTGATCGGCCCTTTGACGCTGCTTGGCCTGCTGCTGCCGCGCAGCGGCATCAGCGGCATCGGCATGGCGCCGGCCTTGCTGGCGCTGATACTCTATTCGCTGCTGCCGATGACCCGCAGCGCCGTGGCCGGACTGGAGCAGGTGCCGGCCGCCGTGCGCGAGGCAGCGCGCGGCATCGGCATGTCTGCCGCGCAGATCTTTTTCCGGGTCGAACTGCCGTTGGCGCTGCCGGTATTCCTCAACGGCGTGCGCGTCACCACCGTCCAGGCCGTGGGACTGGTGGAAGTGGCGGCGCTGATCGGCGCCGGCGGCTTCGGCACGCTGATGTTCCAGGGCATGGCCAGCAGCGCGCTGGACCTGGTGCTGCTGGGCGTGATTCCGGTGGTCGTGCTGGCGATCTGCGTCGACGCCGCCTTCAAGGTGGCGATTGCATTGCTCACCAGGAAAGTTCAGGAAAATCAATGA